One Ranitomeya variabilis isolate aRanVar5 chromosome 4, aRanVar5.hap1, whole genome shotgun sequence genomic window, tcgggcacgtgacattttttgatcgctttttattccgatttttgtgaggcagaatggccaaaaaccagctattcatgaatttgtttttgagggggcgtttatactatttggtaaaattgataaagcagttttattctttggttcagtacgattacagcaatacctcatttatatcatttttttatgttttggcgcttttatatgataaaaactattttatagaaaaaattattatttttgcatcgctttattctgaagactataacttttttagtttttcgctgatgatgctgtatagtggctcgttttttgcgggacaagatgacgttttcagcggtaccatggttatttatatccgtatttttgatcgtgtgttattccactttttgttcggcggtatgataataaagtgttgttttttgcctcgttttttttaccgcgttcactgaaggggttaactagcgggacagttttataggtgggatcgttacggacgcggtgatactaaatatgtgtacttttattgtttttttattattatttagataaagaaatgtatttatgggaacaatatatatatttttttctttatttaggaattttttatttttttttacacatgtaaatatatattttttttttgcacagcactgtgtcagatcagcgatctgacatgcagggctgcagacttaccagcgcttgctctgagcaggagctGGTAAGCCACCAGACCCggagacccggatgcagccccgcggccattttggatccggggcctgcagggagaagaaggtaggagacccttggaaaaaacgctatcacatcgcgttgctccgagggtctcaggaaagcacgcagggagccccctccctgcgcgatgcttccctataccgccggaacactgcaatcatgtttgatcgcagtgtgccgggggttaatgtgccagggcacTCCGGGCACATAGtggcagatgtcagctgcgatagtcagctgacactcggccgcgctccccccgtgagcgcggccgatcgcatatgacgtaccatcccgtcactgggaattaagtcccaggtcaccttgacgggatagtacgtaaaCTTGCTGCGATGTAGGCCCCCATATTCATGAGTTCTATATAACTCCACCtccactggcagctttctgcctatgcacagtgttcacAGGAAGCTGCCAAGCAGTGGTGGAggagggattatacagagctcagcattcagagaactggtagatatgCAGCAGATAAAACGGGTTTTATGAAAGATGCAGCAAGCTGTACATTGTGCATTGCAGGAACTGGGATttttgcccctacatcatgatcCATGCAAACACCTGGTCACATACTCCCTTTCAATACATGTAAAGGGTAAATGGAGCTTCAAAAACTATTGACATGTTGTTCTAGATTCAGACTATTTGTTTCATTTGCCAGGACATATTTTCAGCCTATACAATGTTAGAAATGCTGTCTCTACTTTCCATGTCTCTGAAGTACAGGATCCTCATAGGTATAGTTTCTTCAACCTCCACAAGACAATGGTACTTTTATTGACCAACCAACCCAGAATGGAAAAGGACAAGAATGAGAAGACCAAGGTGTTATTAAACCTGACCCTGGAGATAAtcttccagcttactggagaggtgagggatCCTGGTATTAAGGGTGTACTGGCATTACTCTTATATGGCATCGCCAGAGAAGCTGTGAGAGATTTTGGAAATGTAAATTATCATGTAATCCTATTTTCCAGGATTTTACAATAGTGAAAAAAACATCAAGTAAACGTGTAACATCCAGAAGCCATACCATTTCATCAGAGGAAAGAAACAAAATTCCTAGAATGCATGATAGAACCAATGATCAGAAGATCCTGGACCTcaccaacaagatgattgagctgctgactggagaggtgagcgctgctgggaatactggggcattatacagtaacacAAGGGATGATGTGTCTGGACGATGACTGTATcattgtgtgtcaggttcctataaggtgtcaggatgtcactgtccatttctccatggagcagtgggagtatatagaaggacacaaggatcggtacaaggacatcatgatggaggacCACCAGCCTCCAACATCACCGGGTAGGTGGAGATTATTTATGACTGTTAAGTAGACATGTTTTGAAGGATGCTTAAAAATCATTGTACCCAACAAACGAGCATTATGCTCAGTCATTAGGCTACAAGCAGCCTGTTTAGACAGGCTGGTTATCAGGAAACAAGCGTTCCTAGGCATGCTCATTCCTGATTATCAGCCAGTGAAAATGCACCTTTGGATAACTGTATTATCTGATTATCGCATAAAATGTATTGATTATCATTGAGCCATTGTGTGTATACAGATGGATCCAGTAAGATAAATCCACCAGGAAGGTGTCTTGGCCTCCTGTATTCCCAGGATTGTCAAGAAGAAAATCAGAGTGTCCCACAGTATCATCAGGTATATTGTATATAACATGGATAAAAgccttaaacacatccaattgtggaaaatattattattccaagatccattgattaaaatgtacttttgtttGTAGGAAACTCTCTTTAAGGACCTCGTGTTCTAGAACATTTCTGTAGATACAACACTTGTTAATTTCACTAAATAATAGCATTGGAAAACCTCAAATGATATAACTAAAGCAATGATATCTCATTTTAGTTTGCTATGTGCTAATCAGTTGTACTTATTTTACAAGTCTTTGCTGACTTGTACATCATTTCTCCTATAAGCCGAATCCGGATGAAGACTTGATCGATATTAAAATTGAAGTTATAGATGGTGACGAAGAAGTGTATGACAAAGCAGATCAGCAATGTAAGGAAGAAAAAATTCCTGTAGATATCAATCCAGGTGAGCAATATTCATGAAATCAATATACCCGAGTAATTTTAATTCATATTCCAAGCAGGGCTGTGGattggagtcggtgtccattttggtggagtcagtataaaatggaccgactcctaaaataaataataaattgggaacagtagtacaatgcaagatgtgctgtacattttttcataataatttgggaaagttatgaaatgtcctataaatgtctgttctattcctgatcaaggatctcggcttttagttgagataaatctgtgctgcactttatgcacatgctcagtagtgaggcagtgctgtggagtcggagtattTACATGCTCCTTAGTGATGCACTGCTGTGGAGtcagggtatgtacatgctcagtagtgaggcagtgctgaatGCAGCTTTTAGCGTAAGCTTGTGGACCACTGCAATAGAGAGATGTTGAATTTACAAATCCAGATGGAAACCCCTAAATGCATATCTGAACATTAGACTAATGCTGAACCAATATCCTATAAAGCGTAATCACTAGGGTTGATCAAATAGGtttggataagtgcttatccgaatagctgcatcagtaacctggatacctggagagctcctgataatcagctgatCGGCGTCACAGCTGCAtgggtcgcggctgtgtgacagtcacaacactagcgtgaagagcccaacaaacaggttctCCATACATATGTTGTAACAGTCGCGATATATGCAGTTGCGGCGCCGAACAGCTAATCAACCCTAGTAATCACTTTATGCTTTTGAGATTATAGCCTATGGCCGGACGCTCCAAAGGCTTTCTCAGTAATTCTGCATTGTGTTACCATGGTTATTTTGTATATATAATTTTGTTTTGTTGATATTTAGAATTGTATTGAAAAAGTTTCTGCCTCTTATAATAGAGTAGAATCATTTTGGCCAGCTAGTACCAATTCTGTGGAATACTTTTCATGCTCTTTGTAGACATTAATTGACTATAAGAGTAACGTTGAGTGTCATCTCCTTTTTATCTACAGACTTAGAGGAAAGTAATGGTGTCACGCAAGGTACTTCGATAGAAAACTCTACTTGCTCCAATATCCATCCACAACTTCTCAGCAATGATACACCACCTTATCTTTCTAATATCAAGAGAATGTTTCCTGATCAATCATCAACTGATACACAAAGTACCAGTTATGAAGAACATAATATATTCCAGTTCCCTGAGCCAGAGGACCATTTCACTCAGAAATCAGATAGTGATGAAAGCGGCCAACCCTCTCCTTGGGAATCTTATATTGTAGAACATCAAAGACGTTACACCGGAGAAAAGCCTATTTCTTATACAGATGATGGAAGAAGTTTAACACAAAGGCCATGTCTTCTGAATCAGCAGAGAACAAACACAGGTCCTCCTCAGTTTCTTtgtttggaatgtggaaaatgGTTTACACAAGAATCGGATCTTttaaaacatcagaaaattcatactggggagaagccgttttcatgtgcagaatgtgggaaatcctaTGCCCAGAAATCAGGCCTGTTTGAACATCAAAAACTTCACACTGGCAAGaaaccgttttcatgttcagattgtggaaGGTGTTTTACCCGAAAATCGAGCCTTGTTGAACAtggaagaattcacacaggggagaagccttttgtatgtttagaatgtgggaaatgctttacctaTAAATCAGGCCTTAGTGAAcatgagaaaattcacacaggggagcgaccattttcatgttctgtatgtgggaaatgttttaataagaGAGCAGTTCTGGTTAATCACCTGAGAACTCACACTGGCGAGAGGCCGTTTCCATGTcctgaatgtggcaaatgttttactgACAAATCTGTTCTGGTTAAACATCAGAggattcacactggagagaagccattttcatgttcagaatgtggaagatGTTTTACTCAGAAATCTGTTCTTGATAAACATCAGCGAATTCAcaaaggagagaagccattttcatgttcagagtgtggaaGGTGTTTCACCCAGAAATCTGTTCTCATGAAACATCAGAGGATTCACACAGGAGATAGACCATTTTTATATCGCAATATGTGAAATATTTGAAGTATAGAACACATTATTTTTTTAATAAGTCACAGGGTTCATCCCACATAAGGCTCACCATACCTAGGATTCCAAAATGGACAAGAAGCGCGTGGTGTAGGCATATGTAGCCTTtttaacagggctgtggagtcggtgtccattttggtattttggtggagtcggagttggtataaaatggactaaCTCCGACTCCTAAGATATATAATAAActgggttcagtagttcagtgcaggatgtgctgtacatGCTTCCATAATAAATTGGGAGAgttgtgaaatgtcctataaatgtctgttctgttcctgatctaaggatctcggcattTAGTGGAGATGAACCTGTGCTGcactgtacatgctcagtagtgaggcagtgctgtggggtcaggagTCAGATTGAGTTGGTGGTTTGGGataccgactccacagccatgCTTTTTAAGCAGTAAACCAAGTTATCCATCGCCTTAAACCTTCCTGCCTGTTACTGTAGTCTACAACTGAGAGTTATCTTGGTGTGATGAGTCCCTTAGGGTCCGTTTACATGGAccaaaatggtggcacaatatgactgctgatcagtaaactttgaggctatgtgcacacgttcaggatttcttgcagaaatttcctgagcaaaaccggacattttctgcaaggaatccgcatgcggttttttttgctttttgatgggttttttgacactttttttttctggagcttcccaatgccttaaatagcgggaaaaacacgaaaaatctgcaaaattaatgaacatgctgcgttttttaccgcgaaaaaaaaacgcatcatgtgcacaaaaattgcggaatgcattctaaatgatgggatgcataatgtgtgcgtttttatagcaaaacaaCGTGAAAAaagcgcaacgtgtgcacacagccttactgatcTGTGGTCTTTTTAAATGCCTGGTTACACAGGCAGACACAAGTAAACGACGCACACTGAATGATCTATACTAGATTGATCAGGGCACATATACTGTCATATTTCTCTTCAGTACGAGTTCTGTTTACACAGCAATGCACTGACGAGAATGATGATTTTTTGCACTGCACAAAGGATCATTTTATCTGATTATTGCTCGCTCATCAGGTGATCGGCAGACTGTTTATATAGTAAGATAATCGTGAAACGAGTATTTTTTAACAACAttgtcttgcagtgtaaatgcagcttttTGTCAGGACTAAACAGAAATTCGAAATGTAGCACAAAACAAATCAAGCAGTGAGTATAATATAAGAAAAAGATGTTATTTATGATAGAATCCACCCACAGAACTGATCTGGCTCTATATGGATCTCGCTTGATCTTTGATGTGCAAGAGAGGACCGCCCATTCTTCCGTCGTTATATTATTGCATATTCTATGATAATATTATTTCCTTTCCATATGTGTGATGTTTATCATAATATATTGGAAGTGCTTGGTgaataatattttaataatatgTTAGTTCATTTGTAACATATATGTATTCTGTAGTCATGGCatgaaattaataaaaaatatttaactaTGCAATGATTTTACATCAAAATTACAAACAAGATATAATGCAGGAACATTTTGAGATTTACGCATGGGATGTTGGTGAAGTGAGTGATATTTCCAGAGGCCTAAGAGGAGTATTTACCACATTTTTCATGTTCATCTGGACACATGGAATAATGGATACAGAGCAGAATAAAATGTtgtagagatattagcaatcaaatatttGGTCCCTGATGAGTTAgcttttgttaagtccaagtgtGTGGTATTGGATCGTTTTCATCAGGAGCATGTATTTCTGCCTGTATGATGCTGACTAGTGATGATCGAACATGCTAACGTGTTATCTTGAGTACCTTGGGCATGCTctgataatatgtttgagtccctgcggttgCATGTTTTGTGGCGGCAGACAACCGCAACACaagcggggattgcctgtttgttagagaatccccacatgtgttgtggctgtctagcaGCCGAAAAACATGCAGCCCCAGGGACTCATTCATATTATCTAAgaacgcccaaaatacttggataacacccgagcatgctaggataacacgttatctgagcacgttcgctcatcactaatgctgaccaatcataagcaggcaacaGCACACTGGAGAAAGAACACGACCCCTACCATAGCACAGAGAAGGTTTCTCAGTTTATGATATGTTGACAGATAGCCCTGATCTCTTGGTCTAACCTTTTGCATGGTTAGAAGGTGCTGAGAAGTAGGGCACagatgactaagggtactgtcacacagtcacactttggacgctacgacggcacgatccgtgacgtcgcagcgtcgtatgagtatcgctccagcgtcgtagactgcggtcacacgttgcaatcacggcgctggagcgatgccgaagtccccgggtaaccagggtaaacatcgggttactaagcgcagggccgcgcttagtaacccgatgtttaccctggttaccagcgtaaacgtaaaaaaaacaaaccgtacatactcacattccggtgtctgtcccccggcgttctgcttctctccactgtgtaagcaccacagccggaaagcagagcggtgacgtcagacgtcaccgctgtgctcgctttccggctggcaggcgctcacagtgcagagaagctgagacgccggaggacagacaccggaatgtgagtatgtactgtttgtttttttttacttttacgctggtaaccacggtaaacatcgggttactaagcgcggccctgcgcttagttacccgatgtttaccctggttacaagcgaacacatcgctggatcgctgtcacacacaacgatccagcgatgtcagcgggagatccagcgacgaaagaaagttccatacgatctgctacgacgtacgattctcagcaggatccctgatcgctgctgcgtgtcagacacagcgatatcgtaacgatatcgctagaacgtcacggatcgtacggtcgtagcgatcaaagtgtgactgtgtgacagtaccctaatacctTTTGGGGAAAGGGCAGCACAGTGAGTTCTgcagtgtcacattacaaacccttctatcagctctcaTCCTCTCTCACCACTACAAACTTCTCTGTACTGCCTCTCCCCCACGCTACTCCTGTGTGAacgggtccctacctgttcctccatacttcatatccgttcctgcacttcttgtgtgaacaggtccctatctgttccttcataaaccacatcaaccagccgtgttctgccatgtctctgccagccctgtgttctctgccg contains:
- the LOC143765010 gene encoding uncharacterized protein LOC143765010, whose amino-acid sequence is MVLLLTNQPRMEKDKNEKTKVLLNLTLEIIFQLTGEDFTIVKKTSSKRVTSRSHTISSEERNKIPRMHDRTNDQKILDLTNKMIELLTGEVPIRCQDVTVHFSMEQWEYIEGHKDRYKDIMMEDHQPPTSPDGSSKINPPGRCLGLLYSQDCQEENQSVPQYHQPNPDEDLIDIKIEVIDGDEEVYDKADQQCKEEKIPVDINPDLEESNGVTQGTSIENSTCSNIHPQLLSNDTPPYLSNIKRMFPDQSSTDTQSTSYEEHNIFQFPEPEDHFTQKSDSDESGQPSPWESYIVEHQRRYTGEKPISYTDDGRSLTQRPCLLNQQRTNTGPPQFLCLECGKWFTQESDLLKHQKIHTGEKPFSCAECGKSYAQKSGLFEHQKLHTGKKPFSCSDCGRCFTRKSSLVEHGRIHTGEKPFVCLECGKCFTYKSGLSEHEKIHTGERPFSCSVCGKCFNKRAVLVNHLRTHTGERPFPCPECGKCFTDKSVLVKHQRIHTGEKPFSCSECGRCFTQKSVLDKHQRIHKGEKPFSCSECGRCFTQKSVLMKHQRIHTGDRPFLYRNM